The Verrucomicrobiota bacterium genome segment ATCGCGCACCGGCCCGCCGAAAACCTTCGCCAGCGGCAGCCCCGCGACCTTCCCGACGATGTCCCACAACGCGAGGTCAATGCCCGCGATGGCCGTCGCGCGCACGATGCCGTGCCCGTGCCAGAAGTGCTGGCGATACATCATCTGCCACAAGTGCTCGGGCCGCGTCGGGTCTTCGCCCACGAGCAACTCGGCGATGTCCTCAATCGCGCCGACCACGCTGCGCGTGTGCCATTCGAGCGTCGCCTCGCCCCAGCCGATAAGCCCCGGTTGGTCGGTGACGACTTTTACAAACACCCAATTCCGCATCCGCGCGTGGCAGACGAGCGTTTCAATCTTTTTGATTTTCATGGTTTCAAATCTTGGACTGCGGTGGCAAGCGAAGCGCGACGCCGCTTTGGCGTCCTGCGGGGCAGTCCGAGCCGCTGGTAGTGGTGACGGCTCCTGCCGCTTCGCGCGAAGCCAAAGCGCCGTCGCCGCCGCGCTCTGCCGGCGCACTCCATGACGCGCGTTCTTCTCATCCCGCCTCCTCCATCCGCTGTGCCACCGACTCGATGAGTTGCTCCAAACTCCCCGCCGCGACGACGGCGATGGTTTCCTGATAAATGCCCGTGCCGTAAACGTCGCGCGTGGGCAGATACGCCGCGCCCCAGTCCGCTGCGATGCTCGCGACGACAATGGCGCATTGGGGGAAGCGCCCGCGCAGTTCGCGTTGCAGCAGGCTGTAGCTCTCACCCTGCACGCCGAGCCAGAACGCGCCGCCCAGCCGCAACAGCACCACCTGCAGCGGGAACGCTGCGCCCCTCGGCAGTTGCGCGAGTCGATGCTGCAACCGCCGCTTCCGTTCCACCATCGCCCGGCAGTCGGCGGCGCGGTGCAACTCGCCGGCAGCGCGGGCGGCGGCTTCGTCAGCCTCGAACTGCTGCAAGTCGGCGGCGACCTGCTCCGGGGTCGGCTGACCGGGACGATACTTCAACGGCTCAGTCCAACGCGCGAGCTGCCAGCGCGACCGCGCGGTGCGCTCGTCGGATGACAGCGGCTCGTGCGTCCACGCGCCAAGCGTAGCCCCGCTGACAACCGGGCCGCTGTAGCAGAACTTTGTGCCCGCGGCGGGCAGCGACGCGAGCGCGGAAAGTGCTGCATGGCCGAGCTGTCGCCCATTGCGGTCCGCGACGGCCGTGTCGCCGACAAAGCCCTCGCGCGGACCGAGTTCGCCGCTCGCGCCTTGCAGGAAGAGGCACGGCGCGCCCGTCTCGCGCTCGACCGTCTCACGGAGCGCTCCGATGTAGTCCGGGCTGATGAGCGTGTTGTCCCACGCGAGCGTGGTCGGGTGGCAGGCGTAGTTCACCACGCTGGCGAGCAGTTTGCCGTCCCCGCCCGTCACACGCGCGATGACCACGGAGTCGTCGGCGGCTTGCGAGAGGTTCAGGCCGCAGACGAACTGTTTGCGCTCCTCGTCGAAAAAGTCGCGGTGCGCGGCGAGGTCGCAGCGGCCCGTGCCGTAAACGATGTCCGCGGGCTCGAGCTTCGCAAGACACTCCTTCACGAGCGCGGCGGCGCGTGTGGCGAGCAAATCGAGGTAGCCGGGAATCAAATCGCCACCGGGGAGCGCGACGCGGTCGAGGCTCATCAGTCCCGCCGCGTGCGTGTGGGAGAACACGACAAGGATGCTTCCCGCCGGCTGCCCCGTGGCCTGCGTGATGTGCGAGACGAGCTGGCGATGCTCCATCGCGCCGAGGATGCAGTGGTCTAGCGCGAGGAGAATTTGGCGTGCCGCCGTGTCGGCGGGCGATTCCGCCGCCTCAAACACCGCCACGGTCGCGCGCAGCGGACGATGCACGCCGGTCGCACGCTCATGCTTCGCCGCGCCCCACATGCGGTGATAGATCCCCACCGGCGGCGTGATGTCCGCCCAAGCGAGCGCGAAGCGGCAGCGGCTTTGCGGCGTCCCGACAACGGTGATGGAGGGAGTGCGCATGCGGAAAGCTTAAGGTTCGGCGTTCAGCGGACAAGCGACTGTTCGAGCACGGTTCCTTCCGGCTTGAGCAGCAGCCAGAACACCGCCGCGCAGAGGAACAGGCAGCCGAAAACCAGCAGCACAGCGTCCCAGCTTCCGCCGGAGAGGCGCAGCAGCCAGGGCACCGCGATGGGGAACGCCCACGCGCCGAGGTTTCCGGCCATGTTCATCGTGGCGTGGACGGTCGCGATCTGCGAGCCGCCCATGTCGATCGTGATCGTGTAGGAGCACGGCGCGGCGAGCGCGAAGCAAAACGAGCCCGCACTGATCACGAGCACCGCGGCGAGTGCGTCCTCGATGGCGAGCGCGGAGAAGATCAGGCCTGCACAAGTGAAGAGGCAGGTCATGCTCATCCACCGGCGCGCCAAGTTGCGGCTCGCGGTGCGCCTGAGGAGCCAGTCGGATGTCGCGCCGCCCACGAGGCCGCCGAGAATGACTCCGAGCAGCGGCAGCATGTTGAGAAACCCGCTCTTCGCGATGCCCACGCCGCGCGTCTCCTGCAAATAAGTCGCGAACCAGCTTGTGAAGAACATGTAGCCGGCGGCGCGACAGGCTTGCTGCGCGCAGATCCACCAGAGAGCCGGGCTCGAATACAGGGCGAGCCACGGCGTGCGCGCCGGAGTGCCGGTCGGCGGATCGGCTCGGTGTGCTGCCGGATCGGAACCGGCGGGTCGGGTGACCGGCGCCCCACGGGCGCCCGCGTCGGCTTCAATCAAATCCACCTCCGCCGCGTTCACCGAGGGATGGCCGCGTGGTTCGTCGCGAAACCATCTCCAAAACCACGCGGCCCACAGGATGCCCGGCACGCTGAAGATCAGGAACGTGAACCGCCAGTTCCAGCTGGGGCCGACGTGGGGTTGCAACACTTCGAGCAGCACGCCGGTGAGCCACGCGCAGGAAGCGCTGCCAACCGACATGAAGCTGCCGAGCGCGCCCGTGGCAATCGCGCGGCCGGTCTTCGGGAACCACTTCGCGATGCTGAGCGTGGAAACTGGAAACAGCCCCGCCTGCGCGACCCCCTGCACGACGCGCGCGACGACAAAGCCCGCGAGCCCGCCGACAAACGCCGTCCCCGCGGTCGCGGCCGACCACACGATGGCGAACAGCGGCAGAGCGCGCCGCGACCCGAGACGCTGGCCGAACTGCGCCGTCGGCACCTGGCATAGCGCGTAACTGAAAAAGAACGCGCTCATCAGCCAGCCGGACTGTTCCTTCGAGAGCCCGAGGTCCGCGCGCACCGTGCTCTCAGCGATCGAAATCGCGTTGCGCGGGATGTAGGCGAGCGCGGCCGCCGCGCAGAGCC includes the following:
- a CDS encoding MFS transporter, whose amino-acid sequence is MSPTASTPETPTRARFAVLGWLCAAAALAYIPRNAISIAESTVRADLGLSKEQSGWLMSAFFFSYALCQVPTAQFGQRLGSRRALPLFAIVWSAATAGTAFVGGLAGFVVARVVQGVAQAGLFPVSTLSIAKWFPKTGRAIATGALGSFMSVGSASCAWLTGVLLEVLQPHVGPSWNWRFTFLIFSVPGILWAAWFWRWFRDEPRGHPSVNAAEVDLIEADAGARGAPVTRPAGSDPAAHRADPPTGTPARTPWLALYSSPALWWICAQQACRAAGYMFFTSWFATYLQETRGVGIAKSGFLNMLPLLGVILGGLVGGATSDWLLRRTASRNLARRWMSMTCLFTCAGLIFSALAIEDALAAVLVISAGSFCFALAAPCSYTITIDMGGSQIATVHATMNMAGNLGAWAFPIAVPWLLRLSGGSWDAVLLVFGCLFLCAAVFWLLLKPEGTVLEQSLVR